In a genomic window of Helianthus annuus cultivar XRQ/B chromosome 10, HanXRQr2.0-SUNRISE, whole genome shotgun sequence:
- the LOC110886042 gene encoding polyphenol oxidase I, chloroplastic, translating to MSSLTTSPATATGTTTKTYSSSFTTTSPTVSSWPLFSKTSKKCAIQSLKHKVSCNAGSSENLLNNLDRRNVLLGLGGLAGAVNLTSVPSVGAAPLAAPDISKCGTNPLSGFKPGENTPTGGDCCPPNSTLIKDFEFPTNQAFKVRPAAHLLSAKYIAKFNEAIKRMKALPEDDPRNFLQQAHIHCAYCNGAYTQSSSGFPDIEIQIHNSWLFFPFHRWYLYFYERILGSLIDDPTFALPFWNWDTPAGMTIPKYFNDPKSALFDTKRNQAHLKGVVDLGYNGKDTDATDIEKVKNNLAIMYRQMVTNATDPTAFFGGEYRAGKEPISGGGSVEQSPHTPVHRWVGDPREPNGENLGNFYSAGRDTLFYCHHSNVDRMWSLWKMLGGKHKDITDTDWLNTSFVFYDENKNLVRVYVKDCLLTNQLGYDYQRVDVPWLKSKPVPRAPRSGVAKKLIGKVKKSDDVVFPVKLDKTVKVLVPRAKKSRSKKEKEEKEEILIIQGITYDSEKYVKFDVYVNDEDDDDDAAPDQTEFAGSFAQLPHKHKGKTSSKTNFRAGLTELLEELEADDDENVLVTVVPRSGSEDITIDAIKIIYA from the exons ATGTCTTCTCTCACAACATCACCAGCCACAGCCACCGGAACCACCACCAAAACCTACTCTTCTTCCTTTACCACCACCTCCCCCACCGTCTCTTCTTGGCCACTATTCTCAAAAACCTCCAAAAAATGTGCCATTCAGTCATTAAAACACAAAGTCTCATGCAATGCCGGTTCTTCTGAAAACCTACTAAACAACCTCGATCGTCGGAATGTTCTTCTCGGTCTAGGTGGTCTTGCTGGAGCGGTGAACCTTACATCGGTTCCCTCAGTTGGGGCGGCGCCTCTAGCCGCCCCTGATATATCGAAATGTGGGACGAACCCGCTTTCAGGGTTTAAGCCCGGGGAGAACACTCCTACAGGCGGAGATTGTTGTCCCCCGAACTCTACTCTGATTAAGGACTTTGAGTTTCCCACTAACCAGGCGTTTAAGGTCAGACCGGCGGCTCATTTGCTTAGTGCTAAGTACATTGCTAAGTTTAATGAAGCGATCAAACGTATGAAAGCATTGCCTGAGGATGATCCTCGGAACTTTTTGCAACAAGCTCATATTCATTGTGCTTATTGTAATGGTGCGTATACTCAGTCGTCCAGCGGCTTTCCGGATATCGAAATCCAGATTCATAACTCATGGCTGTTCTTCCCGTTCCATCGATG GTACCTTTACTTCTACGAAAGAATCTTGGGCAGTTTGATCGACGATCCCACATTCGCTCTACCATTCTGGAACTGGGACACTCCTGCCGGGATGACGATTCCGAAATACTTCAACGATCCGAAATCCGCACTCTTCGACACCAAACGAAACCAAGCACACTTAAAAGGCGTAGTCGACTTGGGCTACAACGGCAAAGACACCGACGCCACCGACATCGAAAAAGTGAAAAACAATCTCGCAATCATGTACCGCCAAATGGTCACAAACGCCACCGACCCAACCGCATTCTTCGGCGGCGAGTACCGGGCTGGAAAAGAACCTATTTCGGGAGGCGGGTCGGTTGAGCAAAGCCCTCACACCCCGGTTCACAGATGGGTCGGTGACCCGAGAGAACCAAACGGTGAAAACCTCGGAAACTTCTATTCCGCAGGTCGTGACACACTCTTTTATTGTCACCATTCCAACGTTGACCGAATGTGGTCGTTGTGGAAAATGTTGGGAGGCAAACATAAAGACATAACCGACACTGATTGGTTGAACACATCATTTGTGTTCTATGATGAAAACAAGAATCTTGTTCGGGTCTATGTTAAAGATTGTTTGTTAACCAACCAACTGGGGTATGATTACCAAAGAGTTGACGTACCATGGCTCAAAAGCAAGCCGGTCCCACGTGCACCAAGATCCGGAGTCGCTAAAAAACTCATTGGAAAGGTTAAAAAGTCAGACGACGTCGTTTTCCCGGTCAAACTTGACAAAACCGTGAAGGTTTTGGTCCCGCGAGCTAAGAAGTCGCGAAGCAAGAAGGAGAAGGAGGAGAAGGAGGAGATATTGATCATTCAGGGGATAACTTACGACAGTGAAAAGTATGTGAAGTTTGATGTGTATGTGAACGAcgaggatgacgatgatgacgCTGCTCCGGATCAGACTGAGTTTGCGGGAAGTTTTGCGCAGTTGCCGCATAAACATAAGGGGAAAACTTCGAGTAAGACCAACTTCCGGGCTGGACTTACGGAGCTGCTAGAGGAGCTTGAGGCTGATGATGATGAGAACGTTTTGGTCACGGTGGTTCCGAGATCCGGGTCTGAGGATATCACGATTGATGCGATCAAGATTATCTATGCTTAA